Proteins encoded by one window of Burkholderia plantarii:
- the tnpA gene encoding IS66-like element accessory protein TnpA yields MEIKAQGRRRGSKNYTNEFRTQVVAETRDPTRSLAEVARAHGLNANLVSKWRRDQEQEATSASAPVELFLPVQMASPPIPEPVRSSGLVIECRGVRACFEGKPESDVLRLVLTSLLDVGS; encoded by the coding sequence ATGGAAATCAAGGCGCAGGGCCGCCGACGAGGCTCCAAGAATTACACGAATGAGTTTCGCACGCAGGTCGTGGCGGAAACACGAGACCCGACCCGTTCACTGGCGGAAGTTGCACGCGCGCATGGGTTGAACGCGAATCTCGTGTCGAAGTGGCGTCGGGATCAGGAGCAAGAGGCGACGTCCGCATCCGCGCCAGTTGAATTATTCCTGCCTGTTCAGATGGCATCACCGCCGATACCGGAACCGGTCAGATCATCCGGGCTGGTCATCGAATGTCGTGGCGTGCGCGCGTGTTTCGAAGGCAAGCCGGAGTCTGATGTCCTGCGGCTTGTGCTGACAAGCTTGCTGGATGTGGGTTCGTGA
- the tnpB gene encoding IS66 family insertion sequence element accessory protein TnpB (TnpB, as the term is used for proteins encoded by IS66 family insertion elements, is considered an accessory protein, since TnpC, encoded by a neighboring gene, is a DDE family transposase.) translates to MLGLPAGPRVWLAAGVTDMRSGFNSLAAKVQTVLERDPFSGHVFVFRGRRGDLVKVLWWSGDGMCLLMKRLERGRFVWPRADGGVVSLSQAQLSMLLEGIDWRQPVRTAAPTSAL, encoded by the coding sequence ATGCTGGGCCTTCCCGCTGGGCCGCGGGTGTGGCTGGCTGCTGGTGTGACCGATATGCGTTCCGGCTTCAATAGCCTGGCCGCGAAGGTGCAGACCGTGCTCGAGCGGGACCCGTTCAGCGGACACGTGTTTGTGTTCCGCGGCCGACGCGGCGATCTGGTCAAGGTGCTGTGGTGGAGCGGTGACGGCATGTGTCTGCTGATGAAACGGCTTGAACGCGGCCGCTTTGTCTGGCCGCGTGCGGATGGGGGCGTCGTCAGCTTGAGCCAGGCGCAGTTGTCCATGTTGCTGGAAGGCATCGACTGGCGGCAGCCGGTGCGCACGGCGGCGCCGACCTCAGCGTTGTAA
- the tnpC gene encoding IS66 family transposase codes for MTTANAYPDDIEALKALLLERDARIGHLEDVVESHKAATATDKAEIERLKLLIAKLRRMQFGRRSEKLDRQIEQLELRLEELEADEGAAPIEIPRTPRTAPEQVQRKPLPDHLPREIQIHWPESRETCTACGAPMKQLGEDVAEQLEYVPASFRVIRHVRPKLACSCCDHIAQAAAPSRPIERGMAGPGLLAHVLVAKFADHLPLYRQSVIYAREGVELDRSLLAKWVGHTAALLQPLVDALRRHVMAATKLHADDTPVPVLAPGNGKTKTGRLWVYVRDDRASSDAAPPAVWFAYTPDRKGIHPQQHLESFNGTLQADAYGGYQAIYETGHVAEAACWAHARRQFYELHAARPNVLNTEALERIGALYKVEEQIRGKPPDERRAHRQTRARPLLDQLHAWLSATLETLSRKSDTSRAILYALNRWEALTRYCDDGHLEIDNLPVERALRGVAIGRRNYLFAGADSGGERAAAIYSLIGTAKLNGIDPEAYLRVVLARIADHPINQVEGLLPWKMTTPAS; via the coding sequence ATGACGACGGCGAACGCGTACCCGGACGACATCGAAGCGCTCAAGGCTCTACTGCTCGAGCGCGATGCCCGCATCGGGCATCTGGAAGACGTGGTCGAATCGCACAAGGCGGCGACGGCAACCGACAAGGCGGAGATCGAGCGTCTCAAGCTGCTGATCGCAAAGCTGCGCCGCATGCAGTTCGGCCGCCGCTCGGAGAAACTGGACCGCCAGATCGAGCAGCTCGAGCTGCGTCTGGAAGAACTCGAGGCCGACGAAGGCGCTGCCCCCATCGAGATTCCCAGGACGCCACGCACGGCACCGGAACAGGTACAACGCAAGCCGTTGCCGGATCACCTGCCGCGCGAGATCCAGATCCATTGGCCCGAATCACGTGAAACCTGCACGGCGTGCGGTGCGCCGATGAAGCAGCTTGGCGAGGACGTCGCCGAACAACTCGAGTATGTGCCGGCGAGCTTCCGGGTCATCCGCCATGTGCGGCCGAAGCTGGCATGTTCATGCTGCGATCACATCGCCCAGGCTGCTGCGCCGAGCCGTCCCATCGAGCGAGGCATGGCTGGCCCGGGACTGCTGGCTCACGTACTGGTCGCGAAGTTCGCGGATCACCTGCCGCTCTACCGGCAGTCGGTGATCTATGCGCGGGAAGGTGTCGAGCTGGATCGCTCGCTGCTGGCGAAGTGGGTTGGTCACACTGCGGCGCTGCTGCAACCGCTCGTCGACGCACTGCGTCGCCACGTCATGGCGGCGACGAAGCTCCATGCCGACGATACGCCAGTGCCGGTGCTTGCGCCAGGGAACGGCAAGACCAAAACCGGACGCCTGTGGGTGTATGTGCGTGACGATCGGGCGTCCAGCGACGCCGCTCCGCCGGCCGTCTGGTTTGCCTATACGCCGGACCGCAAGGGCATCCATCCGCAGCAGCATCTCGAATCGTTCAATGGCACGTTGCAGGCCGACGCCTACGGCGGCTACCAAGCGATTTACGAAACGGGACACGTTGCCGAAGCAGCATGCTGGGCCCACGCACGGCGGCAGTTCTACGAATTGCATGCGGCTCGCCCAAATGTATTGAACACCGAGGCGCTGGAACGTATCGGCGCGCTCTACAAGGTCGAAGAGCAGATCCGTGGCAAACCGCCCGATGAGCGGCGAGCGCACCGACAAACTCGCGCCAGGCCCTTGCTCGATCAACTCCATGCGTGGCTGAGCGCCACACTGGAGACGCTCTCGCGCAAATCCGACACGAGTCGGGCGATCCTCTACGCGTTGAACCGGTGGGAAGCGCTCACGCGCTACTGCGACGACGGGCATCTCGAAATCGATAACCTGCCGGTCGAGCGCGCGTTGCGCGGAGTGGCTATCGGGCGCCGAAACTACCTGTTCGCCGGCGCGGACTCAGGTGGGGAGCGTGCTGCCGCGATCTACAGCCTGATCGGGACGGCCAAGCTCAACGGCATCGATCCCGAGGCGTATCTGCGCGTCGTGCTTGCGCGCATTGCAGACCATCCGATCAACCAGGTCGAAGGCCTGCTGCCCTGGAAAATGACCACCCCAGCATCGTAA
- a CDS encoding plasmid pRiA4b ORF-3 family protein, whose product MAKSFQRFTLHVQLQHIEPPIWRRIEVEGTESLRKLHHILQAAFGWEDSHLHDFLVDGMTYAMFEVDDVLDFADPGTTADDRKVRLQKVLKPGSRFLYRYDFGDGWDHAIVVKKVEIVESEPWGAAQVIDGARACPPEDVGGPPGYDAFLNTLSNDPNSEEAEHYRNWVGPGFDADRFDLRAANATLLRMASNRWGNR is encoded by the coding sequence ATGGCGAAATCGTTCCAGCGCTTTACCCTGCACGTGCAGCTTCAACACATCGAGCCGCCCATCTGGCGTCGGATCGAGGTCGAAGGAACCGAGTCACTGCGCAAGCTGCACCATATCCTGCAGGCGGCCTTCGGCTGGGAAGACTCCCACCTGCACGACTTCCTGGTCGACGGCATGACCTACGCCATGTTCGAGGTCGATGACGTGCTGGACTTCGCTGATCCGGGCACGACCGCCGATGACCGCAAGGTTCGACTGCAGAAGGTCCTGAAACCTGGCTCACGCTTCCTCTACCGGTACGACTTCGGGGACGGGTGGGATCACGCCATCGTCGTTAAGAAAGTGGAAATCGTTGAAAGCGAACCGTGGGGCGCGGCCCAGGTCATCGATGGTGCTCGCGCGTGCCCGCCAGAAGATGTGGGCGGCCCGCCTGGCTACGACGCGTTCCTGAACACGCTATCTAACGATCCGAATAGCGAAGAGGCAGAACATTACCGAAACTGGGTTGGCCCCGGCTTCGATGCCGATCGGTTCGATCTGCGTGCTGCCAATGCCACGCTGCTGCGCATGGCATCCAATCGTTGGGGAAACCGGTAA
- a CDS encoding methyl-accepting chemotaxis protein, with amino-acid sequence MKVLNNLKIGVRLACAFAVTLVLLCMVGALALIQASRIHDKTTDLAANWLPSVQTLGDVRAYANTVRRSSTSRLVALDEKDRESYWARHETAAAKLDATMKKYERFIASQEENELFLQTKTAWAAYSEVDARLNQLSQSVDHFDDARRLAAGESSRLFSTFADLVERDIALNAASAARASAEADESYRSAIWLTTVLIVIALGMSLVVAYFITRSITMPIRTSVTIAETVARGDLTSRIEVAGRDETSQLLRALKSMNERLAEVVGRVRSGSDSIATGAAQIAAGNSDLSQRTEEQAASLEETAASMEQLTATVKQNTESAQQGNSLAANASEVARRGGDVVGRVVTTMREISASSAKVGEIISVIEGIAFQTNILALNAAVEAARAGDQGRGFAVVAGEVRTLAQRSATAAKEIKTLIESSVERVQVGSGLVDEAGRTMEEVVQSVQRVADLMGEITAASVEQRTGIEQVNIAVTQMDEVTQQNAALVEEASAAAQSMASQSNALRETVSIFRLDFQSQPSVAPARPSPAVPTAPAKARPMPVRASAPALQPSAASSEWASF; translated from the coding sequence ATGAAAGTCCTGAATAACCTGAAGATTGGTGTGCGGCTCGCCTGCGCGTTCGCCGTCACGCTTGTCCTGCTCTGCATGGTCGGAGCGCTTGCCCTGATTCAGGCCTCCCGGATCCACGACAAGACCACGGATCTCGCCGCCAATTGGCTTCCGAGCGTGCAGACGCTCGGCGACGTTCGTGCCTACGCGAACACGGTGCGCCGCTCGTCGACCAGCCGGCTGGTGGCATTGGACGAGAAAGATCGGGAATCCTACTGGGCGCGGCACGAAACTGCTGCCGCCAAGCTGGACGCGACGATGAAGAAATACGAGCGCTTTATTGCCTCACAGGAGGAGAACGAACTTTTTCTTCAGACCAAGACCGCGTGGGCGGCCTATAGCGAGGTGGATGCACGGCTGAACCAGCTCTCGCAAAGTGTCGATCATTTCGATGACGCGCGTCGTCTGGCCGCCGGTGAATCTTCCAGGCTGTTTTCCACGTTCGCCGATCTCGTGGAGCGGGATATTGCATTGAACGCGGCAAGCGCGGCGCGAGCGAGCGCGGAAGCGGACGAATCGTATCGCAGCGCAATTTGGCTGACCACGGTGCTGATCGTCATCGCGCTCGGCATGAGCCTGGTCGTGGCCTACTTCATCACGCGCTCGATCACAATGCCGATCCGTACCTCGGTGACCATCGCCGAAACGGTGGCGCGTGGCGACCTGACCTCCCGGATCGAGGTGGCCGGCAGGGACGAGACGAGCCAGTTGCTGCGCGCGCTGAAAAGCATGAACGAGCGCCTGGCCGAGGTGGTGGGCCGGGTGCGCTCCGGCAGCGACAGCATCGCCACCGGCGCAGCGCAGATCGCGGCCGGCAATAGCGATTTGAGCCAACGCACCGAAGAGCAGGCGGCATCCCTCGAAGAGACCGCCGCGAGCATGGAACAGCTCACGGCCACGGTCAAACAGAATACCGAGAGCGCGCAGCAGGGCAACAGTCTCGCGGCCAACGCCTCCGAGGTAGCCAGGCGCGGGGGTGACGTGGTCGGGCGCGTGGTCACTACCATGCGCGAAATCTCGGCCAGCTCGGCCAAGGTCGGCGAGATCATTTCGGTCATCGAAGGGATCGCGTTCCAGACGAATATCCTGGCGCTCAACGCCGCGGTGGAGGCCGCGCGGGCGGGGGACCAAGGCCGCGGCTTCGCGGTGGTGGCGGGCGAGGTTCGCACGCTCGCCCAGCGTAGTGCCACTGCCGCGAAGGAGATCAAGACGCTGATCGAAAGTTCGGTGGAGCGGGTCCAGGTGGGGTCGGGGCTCGTCGACGAGGCTGGCCGGACGATGGAGGAGGTGGTGCAATCGGTGCAACGCGTGGCCGATCTCATGGGAGAAATCACAGCGGCGTCGGTCGAGCAACGCACGGGCATCGAGCAGGTGAATATCGCGGTGACGCAAATGGACGAGGTCACGCAGCAAAACGCAGCGTTGGTTGAAGAGGCGTCTGCCGCAGCGCAGTCGATGGCATCGCAATCGAACGCGCTGCGCGAAACGGTATCCATTTTCCGACTGGATTTCCAATCGCAGCCGAGCGTCGCGCCGGCAAGGCCCTCGCCCGCCGTTCCCACGGCGCCGGCCAAGGCGCGACCGATGCCCGTCCGGGCCAGCGCACCCGCGCTCCAGCCAAGTGCCGCGTCATCCGAATGGGCGTCGTTTTGA
- a CDS encoding TetR/AcrR family transcriptional regulator, producing the protein MKTEGWSNSRENILAAATKVAGAHGYGGLNFREIAAEVGIKAASIYHHFPTKAELGAEVAKRYAEQFAAMLDARLSATGDPLLCLRGYPDTFRTALQNDNRMCLCSFMAAEYDDLPDMVKKEVQTFADVNIRWLAKVLVAADVVKPEESTGRARAIYAAISGAQLMARGRSDIAAYDSLVEDYRKAGLLPG; encoded by the coding sequence ATGAAAACTGAAGGGTGGTCAAATTCAAGGGAGAATATTCTTGCGGCCGCGACAAAAGTCGCGGGGGCGCACGGCTACGGCGGGCTGAACTTCCGTGAAATCGCGGCGGAAGTTGGCATCAAGGCCGCCAGTATCTACCATCATTTTCCGACCAAGGCCGAGCTGGGCGCCGAAGTGGCTAAGCGTTACGCGGAGCAGTTTGCCGCGATGCTCGACGCACGACTGTCTGCCACGGGCGACCCGCTTCTCTGCTTGCGCGGATACCCTGATACATTCCGGACGGCGCTGCAGAACGACAATCGAATGTGTCTATGCAGCTTCATGGCCGCTGAATATGATGACTTGCCGGACATGGTGAAGAAGGAGGTTCAGACGTTCGCCGATGTGAACATCCGGTGGCTGGCGAAAGTGCTCGTTGCCGCCGACGTGGTGAAGCCTGAGGAAAGCACAGGTCGCGCGCGCGCCATTTACGCCGCCATTTCTGGCGCGCAGTTGATGGCGAGGGGGCGCTCTGATATTGCGGCCTACGATTCGCTCGTTGAGGACTATCGTAAAGCGGGCCTTCTTCCTGGATGA
- a CDS encoding glutathione S-transferase family protein — protein MSSKLRVFTSPSAFPNPQRLRLFMYEKGIAEHFNETIYDMTPVGEQRGWRHLKMNPWGETPTLELADGSFISETAAVVRYLDQTFPGRKIMGETPLEQGLDNMWDNRIWVHILYRIVTAFHVLHTGLGFKLELTKNEAWGEHCRKEALAHAALVNKHLSDGREWLLGGDEPTFADITLATAIAFSKFPVNATPLDERFEFLDAYWKRWQQRSSFKAAYADRQSGIPELDNPQNR, from the coding sequence ATGTCGTCCAAACTTCGAGTCTTCACCTCGCCCTCTGCTTTCCCCAACCCGCAGCGCCTTCGGCTCTTCATGTACGAGAAAGGCATCGCCGAGCACTTCAATGAGACGATTTACGATATGACGCCAGTTGGCGAGCAGCGTGGCTGGCGGCACCTGAAGATGAATCCATGGGGCGAAACGCCGACGCTCGAGCTAGCCGATGGCAGCTTTATTTCGGAGACGGCCGCTGTGGTTCGCTATCTCGACCAGACTTTCCCGGGCCGGAAGATCATGGGCGAGACTCCGCTGGAGCAGGGTCTCGACAACATGTGGGACAACCGCATCTGGGTTCACATCCTCTACAGAATCGTTACGGCCTTCCACGTGCTACATACCGGCCTCGGTTTCAAGCTTGAACTGACGAAGAACGAGGCTTGGGGTGAGCATTGCCGCAAGGAAGCACTTGCCCATGCAGCACTGGTCAACAAGCACCTCTCAGACGGGCGCGAATGGCTGCTCGGCGGTGACGAACCCACCTTCGCCGACATCACGCTAGCAACTGCAATCGCGTTCTCCAAGTTCCCGGTGAACGCCACCCCGCTTGACGAGCGTTTCGAGTTCCTGGACGCGTACTGGAAACGCTGGCAACAACGCTCGAGCTTCAAGGCTGCCTATGCCGACCGTCAAAGCGGCATTCCAGAGCTAGACAATCCCCAAAACCGCTAA
- a CDS encoding cupin domain-containing protein, whose product MNKLEKPAVFILNDKPVEYDFGGSRTRLLASGAQTGDAFCMLEIFSPGNRATPMHRHEHEDETLLLLEGELEVMVDGVPHHVLPGHTLVFPRGTEHQITNRIEQTARYLVICTPAGFDRFVDACADAQPGPVDAGLPTDADKARMHAAAAQFGITLIPPPPFGSSTISSR is encoded by the coding sequence TTGAACAAACTGGAGAAACCCGCTGTGTTCATCCTCAATGACAAGCCCGTCGAATATGATTTCGGCGGCTCGCGGACCCGCCTGCTCGCGTCCGGCGCGCAGACCGGGGACGCCTTCTGCATGCTCGAAATATTTTCGCCAGGCAACCGTGCAACGCCCATGCATCGTCACGAACATGAAGACGAAACGCTGCTGCTGCTCGAAGGCGAACTCGAAGTGATGGTCGACGGTGTGCCGCATCACGTGCTGCCCGGCCACACGCTCGTGTTTCCACGTGGCACCGAGCATCAGATCACTAATCGCATCGAACAGACCGCGCGTTACCTCGTGATTTGCACGCCGGCAGGCTTCGACCGCTTTGTCGATGCGTGCGCGGATGCGCAGCCTGGCCCCGTCGATGCGGGCCTTCCGACCGACGCCGACAAGGCGCGGATGCACGCCGCCGCAGCGCAGTTCGGCATCACGCTGATTCCGCCGCCCCCTTTCGGCAGCAGCACGATTTCGTCGCGGTGA
- a CDS encoding LysR family transcriptional regulator, producing MKNLSQFVNFSAVARHGSFAQAARELGLAPSSVAKSVARLEKDLGARLFHRTTRSVTLTEEGRLLYDKASLLLEQIETLDLGALRNDDEPAGILRLGAPIGYGERVVLPVLTKLRERHPALDIDLRLSDERVNLVDEGLDAVIRFGELDDSTLIARRIDEQPLVLCASPRYLARHSHIGVVRDLAKHALIAFRMPTTGRERPFEFVENGSTVVFTPDARISISHGEALVEAAVLGAGLAQVPAFFARPRFNEGSLVEVLPHCRPAPLIVNLVTPGSRVRPARLRALIDAITSDIGGSTMLSSHSS from the coding sequence ATGAAGAACCTCAGCCAATTCGTCAACTTTTCCGCTGTTGCGCGGCACGGCAGCTTCGCGCAGGCGGCGCGCGAGTTGGGGCTGGCGCCCTCGTCGGTGGCGAAAAGCGTGGCGCGGCTGGAGAAGGACCTCGGCGCGCGACTCTTTCATCGCACGACGCGTTCGGTGACGCTCACCGAAGAGGGACGCTTGCTGTACGACAAGGCCTCGCTGCTGCTGGAGCAGATCGAAACGCTCGACCTCGGCGCCCTGCGGAACGACGACGAACCCGCCGGCATCCTGCGACTCGGCGCGCCTATCGGTTACGGCGAGCGCGTCGTGTTGCCGGTTCTGACGAAGTTGCGCGAGCGCCATCCGGCGCTCGACATCGATTTGCGTCTGTCCGACGAACGCGTGAATCTTGTCGACGAAGGGCTCGATGCCGTGATCCGCTTTGGCGAACTCGACGACTCGACGCTGATTGCGCGGCGGATCGACGAACAGCCGCTGGTCTTGTGCGCAAGCCCGCGCTATCTCGCTCGCCACTCGCACATCGGCGTGGTGCGGGATCTCGCGAAGCATGCGCTGATTGCGTTTCGCATGCCCACGACGGGCCGCGAGCGGCCGTTCGAGTTCGTTGAAAACGGCAGCACGGTGGTGTTCACGCCCGACGCGCGAATCAGCATCAGTCACGGCGAGGCCCTGGTGGAAGCGGCGGTGCTGGGTGCCGGGCTCGCGCAGGTGCCGGCGTTTTTCGCAAGGCCGCGTTTCAACGAAGGCAGTCTGGTCGAAGTGTTGCCGCATTGCCGGCCCGCTCCACTCATCGTGAATCTGGTGACGCCCGGTTCGCGCGTGCGGCCGGCGCGGTTGCGAGCGCTGATCGACGCCATCACCTCGGACATCGGCGGCTCCACCATGCTTTCATCACACTCATCGTGA
- a CDS encoding SDR family oxidoreductase has translation MADEFDQTTMRDPLTQYPRPDFEKQPQPAPGLAREMHPKPDHGETSYRGMGRLKGRRALITGADSGIGRAVAIAFAREGANLALNYLHSEEADAREVVKLVEDAGRQALALPGDIADEAFCRQLVTDAVNGLGGLDILVNVAGKQVYVEQIADLSTEQLEATFRTNVFAMFWLCKAALPHLPPGASIINTTSIQSYQPSPGLLDYASTKAAITAFTHAFAKQVVGRGVRVNAVAPGPIWTPLQPSGGQPQEKVQVFGSEAPMKRPGQPAELAPVYVLLASQESSYVTGEIYGVTGGHHLP, from the coding sequence ATGGCCGACGAGTTCGATCAAACCACGATGCGTGATCCGCTCACGCAATACCCGCGTCCCGACTTCGAGAAGCAGCCGCAGCCCGCGCCGGGCCTCGCCCGCGAGATGCACCCGAAGCCCGACCACGGCGAAACCAGCTATCGCGGCATGGGTCGCCTGAAGGGCCGCCGCGCGCTGATCACCGGCGCCGACAGCGGCATCGGCCGCGCCGTGGCGATCGCCTTCGCGCGCGAAGGCGCCAACCTCGCCCTGAACTATTTACACAGCGAGGAAGCCGATGCCCGCGAGGTCGTGAAGCTCGTCGAGGACGCCGGCCGTCAGGCGCTCGCGCTGCCCGGCGACATCGCCGACGAGGCCTTCTGCCGGCAGCTCGTGACCGACGCGGTCAACGGCCTCGGCGGCCTCGACATCCTCGTCAACGTGGCCGGCAAGCAGGTCTACGTCGAGCAGATCGCCGATCTCTCCACCGAGCAGCTGGAGGCGACGTTCCGCACCAACGTGTTCGCGATGTTCTGGCTCTGCAAGGCGGCGCTGCCGCACCTGCCGCCCGGCGCGAGCATCATCAACACCACCTCGATCCAGAGCTACCAGCCCAGCCCCGGCCTGCTCGACTATGCCTCCACCAAGGCCGCCATCACCGCGTTCACGCATGCGTTCGCCAAGCAGGTGGTCGGGCGCGGCGTGCGCGTGAACGCCGTGGCGCCGGGGCCGATCTGGACGCCGCTGCAGCCGAGCGGCGGCCAGCCTCAGGAAAAGGTCCAGGTGTTCGGCTCCGAGGCGCCGATGAAGCGCCCCGGCCAGCCGGCCGAACTCGCCCCCGTCTACGTGCTGCTCGCCTCGCAGGAGTCGAGCTACGTGACGGGCGAGATCTACGGCGTGACGGGCGGCCATCACCTACCATGA
- a CDS encoding PIG-L deacetylase family protein: MAGRLLVVSPHLDDAVLSCGHVLARHPGAVVCTVLSAPPERNMSTAWDRASGFADAFEAMRARREEDRQALALLGASAVHLPFCDAQYESPPAPDRLQTVLRHALATVRPDSLLTPLGLFHSDHTLVADAVLACLAALRQAAPGETPPASPAIYAYEDVPYRMMDGRVEARQRLLAANGWSMERVELASASDDTRLGRLKPAAIAAYRSQLRAFGPDGQANLHIAERHWHVRGTAGAATNGDLGASRRESEARAPSSLR, translated from the coding sequence ATGGCAGGCCGCCTGCTCGTCGTCTCCCCGCATCTCGACGACGCGGTGCTCAGTTGCGGCCACGTCCTGGCGCGGCATCCCGGGGCTGTCGTCTGCACGGTACTGAGCGCGCCGCCGGAACGGAACATGTCGACGGCATGGGACCGGGCGTCGGGATTCGCCGACGCGTTCGAGGCGATGCGCGCGCGCAGGGAAGAGGACCGGCAGGCGCTCGCGCTGCTGGGCGCGTCGGCCGTGCATCTGCCGTTTTGCGACGCCCAGTACGAGTCGCCGCCGGCGCCCGACCGGCTGCAGACGGTGCTGCGCCACGCTCTCGCCACCGTCCGCCCTGACTCGCTGCTGACGCCGCTCGGACTGTTCCATTCGGATCACACGCTGGTGGCTGACGCGGTGCTCGCCTGCCTCGCCGCGCTGCGACAGGCAGCACCCGGCGAGACGCCGCCGGCCTCGCCGGCCATTTACGCCTACGAGGACGTGCCGTACCGGATGATGGACGGCCGCGTCGAGGCGCGCCAGCGCCTGCTTGCGGCGAACGGCTGGTCGATGGAGCGGGTCGAGCTCGCGAGCGCCAGCGACGACACCCGGCTCGGCAGACTGAAACCGGCCGCCATCGCGGCCTATCGCAGCCAGTTACGCGCGTTCGGCCCCGACGGACAGGCCAACCTGCATATCGCGGAGCGCCATTGGCACGTGCGCGGGACGGCCGGCGCCGCCACGAACGGCGATTTAGGTGCCTCGCGCCGCGAATCGGAAGCCCGCGCGCCATCCTCATTACGCTAG
- a CDS encoding glycosyltransferase family 2 protein — MEHASISQRISVVVLTWNRVDELAATLGHLLALPESPPLFVADNGSDDNTVALVKARFPTVCVVECGENRGAAGRNLAAACVATDYVAFCDDDTWWEPGALARAVQVLDAWPNVGVLSARVVVGEDAATDPTCAAMSLSPLGSEGLPGPALVGYMAGACVFRTALFRDVGGYEPRLFIGGEEELVALDVLALGHSIVYCDQLTVHHHPSVQRDSGLRRRMLARNAAWVGWLRLPWPEAGRATLRALGTFAREGHLLRDGLALLRGLAWILPRRRVVPPNLTAMRRRVALAGRRPQAPAPATAVTMAKAAVEAEAAARHPASKVDVSS, encoded by the coding sequence ATGGAACACGCATCGATTTCGCAGCGCATCTCCGTGGTGGTGTTGACTTGGAACCGCGTCGACGAACTGGCGGCCACGCTCGGCCATCTGCTCGCGCTGCCCGAGAGCCCGCCGCTCTTCGTGGCGGACAACGGCTCCGATGACAATACGGTCGCGCTCGTGAAGGCGCGTTTTCCGACCGTATGCGTGGTGGAATGCGGCGAGAACCGCGGCGCCGCCGGACGCAATCTCGCGGCGGCCTGCGTGGCGACCGACTATGTCGCGTTCTGCGACGACGACACCTGGTGGGAGCCGGGCGCGCTCGCGCGCGCGGTGCAGGTACTCGACGCCTGGCCGAACGTCGGCGTGTTGAGCGCGCGCGTGGTGGTAGGCGAGGACGCCGCCACCGATCCAACCTGCGCGGCGATGAGCCTGAGCCCGCTCGGCAGCGAAGGCCTGCCCGGCCCGGCGCTGGTGGGCTACATGGCCGGCGCCTGCGTGTTCCGCACCGCGCTGTTCCGCGACGTCGGCGGCTACGAGCCGAGGCTGTTCATCGGCGGCGAAGAGGAACTGGTCGCGCTCGACGTGCTCGCCCTCGGCCACTCGATCGTCTACTGCGACCAGCTGACGGTGCATCATCATCCGTCGGTGCAGCGCGACAGCGGCCTGCGCCGGCGGATGCTGGCGCGCAACGCCGCCTGGGTCGGCTGGCTGCGCCTGCCCTGGCCCGAAGCGGGGCGCGCCACGCTGCGCGCACTCGGCACGTTCGCGCGGGAGGGCCACCTGCTGCGCGACGGGCTCGCGCTGCTGCGCGGGCTCGCGTGGATCCTGCCGCGCCGCAGGGTGGTGCCGCCGAACCTGACGGCCATGCGCCGGCGCGTGGCGCTCGCCGGGCGACGCCCCCAGGCGCCCGCGCCGGCCACGGCGGTGACCATGGCGAAGGCCGCGGTCGAGGCCGAAGCCGCCGCGCGGCATCCGGCCAGCAAGGTGGATGTCAGCTCCTGA